The following nucleotide sequence is from Zea mays cultivar B73 chromosome 1, Zm-B73-REFERENCE-NAM-5.0, whole genome shotgun sequence.
CCTGCCGCCTCCATTCTTCAGGAGAGAAGACAGCTCTGCCGGCAGTGGTCTGTCGCTGGTACCACCCGCAGCTAAGCCGCCGATTCCTCCCATGTCTGCCAGCGACAACGCGAGCGGCAGATTCTGTGCCACTATGCCACCGTCTGGCTCTGGGGCCAACTTGCACTCTCAGGCTCAGCAGCAAGCCAGGAAGGCGAGGCGGTGCTGGTCGCCGGAGCTTCACCGGCTGTTTGTTGCCGCCTTGCATCAACTCGGCGGCCCTCAAGGTACATATACACGACACCGCGGATCGTCTGTAAGAAGTTTACTACTAGTTGCTTGCTAGAGGAGATGTGTTAACGAATTTCACCGTTGGTTGCAGTTGCTACTCCGAAGCAGATCAGGGAGGTGATGAAGGTGGACGGGCTTACAAACGATGAAGTGAAAAGCCATCTCCAGGTGAGCAATGATCCGTTTTGTCCGGGCATTATTATTTCCTTCTAGTAGCGCCGCGCCGGTGCCTATTTCAGACGAAGGCGATGATATAGCATCTTGTTTTGGAAACTGATTCGATCGGCGTGTCGTGTTCGTATTTCAGAAGTACCGGCTGCACAACAGAAGATCCCCCGGCGTCGTGGCTCCGGTGAGCCAGTCGGTCATGCTGGCGGGCGGCCTCTGGGCTCCTCCTCATCAGGAGCAAAGCAGCTCGCAGTCCGGGTCTCCCCAGGGCCCGCTTCAGTTCTCTGGATCCGGTGTAGCGGCCACCGTCGGCGGCGATAGCAGCAGCAGCGACGAGGACGACAAGTCCGAAGGCTACAGCCGGAAATACGTGTAAAGGCCGCGTTCGACGGATGAGAGTGTAGAGATAGCGTCGCGGCTTCTGCTTGCCCGTCTGTGGCAATAACAGATTCATCAGTCTTGAGAGAGGTTGTAGTGCGTGCGCCCAAGAGCTCAACTGATCATGGGTTGGATTGTTTGTTTGTCATGTACGTACATGGAAAGCTGATGGCTTCCTGACTTTTAATTTCTGGGCAGGTCCCAAAATTTTCGCCCTGAGAATGAGATATTATATAGATAACATACATACATACCATATTCGTTGCCCGCCTGTTGTCTTGAATCGCGAATGGTTGCAGCGTTGTTGAATTGAATGAAATAAATACATGCCCTTGTCAGCGTCCCTGACGAAGATTGAGAGCTTCATCTCATTTGGTTCAGCAAGCAAATCTCTAGGTTTGCAACAAAGATCAAAACTCCGTGATGGAACCATAGCTAGAGCGACCACAGTAGATCAAGGGCCATGATGATCCAGCTAAATAAAAAAAAACTACTGATAATATGTGTACTAAGTACTAACCAACATCAGTATTGTACCGTGCTACTCACTTTGATCAGCATGCGTGTTTTCTGAACTAGCTAGTAGGCACGCCATTAGGCCTGCTAATGGCAAAAAATCCAATCCACACCCACCCATACCCAAATCTAATTACTTTGATATTCATCCCACACCCAACCAAAAATACTAGAGGGAAGTTAAACCCAACCCATCCAATAACATTATTGATCCCAAACCAACCTgtaattgggtggaaacccatggaAAACCTGTGGGTTTAGCTTATTGTCTCACATCAAGCCAACTGCATACACATtttaaaaatcatattttaaagcagtaaattaattcaaatgaaaaagttttcaactacaaatttgtataactcatcgtgatgtacattttatattttgaacatttcttcatatgataaaCTAAAAATAATTTTGTTCATAAAACTTATATCTCTCTCATAGTTTATGGAACTACGAGAGatatgtatagaatttgtgcatattgttagaactatcatgtgagatgaacaaatgatcaaacaaccaaaataaactttgtagatcttgaaaagttatagaagtttgtagttgacaactttttcatttgaagtcatattgtcaacgaaaactatgcctgaatttaaaaaa
It contains:
- the LOC100282724 gene encoding Transcription factor HHO5, translating into MGLDVGGIGMGLDLGLDLGLFAARSAGGMAAAAKGAPAEIESCIRSLEEERRKIEVFRRELPLCVRLLADVIDELKDEAAKRGGDAEAKADDGDKRKWMSTAQLWLDSDAKSDESDKEQLSEITSPEPKLLGGAPMPIRAVAAVPPLPPPFFRREDSSAGSGLSLVPPAAKPPIPPMSASDNASGRFCATMPPSGSGANLHSQAQQQARKARRCWSPELHRLFVAALHQLGGPQVATPKQIREVMKVDGLTNDEVKSHLQKYRLHNRRSPGVVAPVSQSVMLAGGLWAPPHQEQSSSQSGSPQGPLQFSGSGVAATVGGDSSSSDEDDKSEGYSRKYV